Proteins encoded within one genomic window of Odocoileus virginianus isolate 20LAN1187 ecotype Illinois chromosome 2, Ovbor_1.2, whole genome shotgun sequence:
- the LOC110146687 gene encoding olfactory receptor 1J1-like — MTMENQSSVSEFLLLGLPIWPEQQGVFFALFLGVYLITVVGNLLIVLLIRLDSRLHTPMYFFLSHLALTDITFSSVTVPKMLMIMQTKHKSIPYAGCLSQTYFFILLADLDSFLITSMAYDRYVAICHPLHYTTTMSQTVCVTLVLGSWLIACAFALWHTLLLARLSFCADNTIPYFFCDLAALLKLSCSDTSLNQLVIFTAGLTAIMLPFVCILVSYGHIGATILRVPSAKGIGKALSTCGSHLSVVTLYYGAIIGVYFLPSSNNTNDSNIIASVMYTVVTPMLNPFIYSLRNKDMKRALRKLLSKRTYSSN, encoded by the coding sequence ATGACCATGGAGAACCAGAGCAGTGTGTCCGAGTTCCTTCTCCTGGGGCTCCCCATCTGGCCAGAGCAGCAGGGTGTGTTCTTCGCCTTGTTCCTGGGTGTGTACCTGATCACGGTGGTGGGGAACCTACTCATCGTTCTGCTCATCAGACTGGACTCtcgcctccacacccccatgtacttcttcctcagccacTTGGCCCTCACTGATATTACTTTCTCATCTGTCACTGTCCCTAAAATGCTTATGATCATGCAGACTAAGCACAAATCCATCCCCTATGCAGGGTGCCTTTCACAGACGTATTTTTTCATACTCCTTGCTGATCTGGACAGCTTCCTGATCACTTCGATGGCCTATGACAGgtatgtggccatctgccaccctcTGCATTATACCACCACCATGAGCCAGACTGTCTGTGTCACGCTGGTGCTTGGATCCTGGCTCATTGCTTGTGCTTTTGCTCTTTGGCACACCCTTCTCCTAGCCCGGCTGTCGTTCTGTGCGGACAACACTATCCCCTACTTCTTCTGTGATCTTGCTGCCCTGCTCAAATTGTCCTGCTCAGACACTTCCCTCAACCAGTTGGTAATCTTCACTGCAGGGTTAACAGCCATTATGCTTCCATTTGTATGCATCCTGGTTTCTTATGGCCATATTGGGGCCACCATCCTCCGGGTACCCTCTGCCAAGGGCATCGGCAAAGCCTTGTCCACATGTGGCTCTCATCTCTCAGTAGTGACTCTCTACTATGGGGCAATTATTGGTGTATATTTTCTTCCATCATCCAACAACACCAATGACAGTAACATAATTGCTTCAGTGATGTACACGGTGGTCACTCCCATGTTGAACCCCTTTATTTATAGCCtgagaaataaagacatgaaaCGGGCCTTGAGAAAACTCTTGAGCAAGAGAACATATTCTTCCAACTGA